Proteins encoded together in one Anopheles darlingi chromosome 3, idAnoDarlMG_H_01, whole genome shotgun sequence window:
- the LOC125957171 gene encoding 60S ribosomal protein L27a, producing the protein MVNLRKRKKTRKLRGHVSHGHGRIGKHRKHPGGRGNAGGMHHHRINYDKYHPGYFGKVGMRNFHLNRNHKFCPTVNLTKLWSLVSEEQRDQCKKNPEQVPVVDLVKFGYFKLLGTGYLPKRPIIVKAKMFSRKAEEKIKLGGGACLLRA; encoded by the exons ATGGTC AATCTACGTAAAAGGAAGAAGACCAGGAAGCTGCGTGGCCATGTCAGCCACGGACACGGTCGTATCG GCAAGCACCGTAAGCATCCGGGTGGTCGCGGTAACGCTGGTGGcatgcaccatcatcgtaTCAACTACGACAAATACCATCCCGGTTACTTCGGCAAGGTCGGCATGCGGAACTTCCACCTGAACCGCAACCACAAGTTCTGCCCGACGGTGAACCTCACCAAGCTGTGGTCGCTGGTCAGCGAGGAACAGCGCGATCAGTGCAAGAAGAACCCCGAACAGGTGCCGGTGGTTGATTTGGTTAAGTTC GGTTACTTCAAGCTGCTCGGAACCGGCTACCTGCCCAAGCGACCGATCATCGTGAAGGCTAAGATGTTCTCGCGGAAGGCTGAGGAGAAAATTAAGCTGGGCGGAGGCGCTTGCCTGCTCCGGGCATAA